ACAGTCCTCTCAGGAAGCAGACGTAAAGCTTTAATTCACTGTGGGCATTCTCTAACCATAGACAGCATTCAAACCAAGTGTCATACCACCATTCCTTTTAAATAGTTCAGGGCATAGTCCATGGAACATGAAGcatttactaaaaataaatacagaaattaaatacAGGTaagcaaatttaaataaaacaaaattgaaagacTAAAATCCATGAAAATTTACACAAACTGACTTTACTTCTAGGTACCATGTCACAATGACAAATAACAAGAGAATCACAACTGTTTTTAAATAACAGCATCTGAAGATTTTTGAATACCCAGTTATTTTCATTTAcacattgcatttttatttctatacaaGTAGGTTGGCTTCCAGATTGTAGGCAAAACTTCTTGGGTAATAAGGCCTGATGTCTTTTCATAAGCACAGAAAACAGTATTTATATTCACTGTATTATATGAGACATTTGTCAGCATGTAACATAGACCTCACAAGTGGTGGTATTAAAAAGCAATTCCAAACAGTACTAAAAATGGGGTTtcacagacccaggaagacaaacatggtatgcattcactcataagtggatatcaaatgtaaagcaaagaataaccaggctacaatccacaaccccagagaagctacgTTAAAAAaagggaccctaagagggacatacatggagggacccaggaaaggaaaatagttaTGATCTCCTGGTTAAACTGGGAGTAGGGtagaagggagggaatgggaacatgAGCGATCAGGATCAAGTTGGGGGAACTACAGAGTGGGAGAGCAATTAAAGCAgtatcttgatagaggaagccattatggggtcAGGGAGAAACCTAATGCTAGAGAAATcctcaggaatctacaaggatgactccagctaaggcTCCTAGCAATAATGAAGAGGATGTCTGAATGGGCCTTCtcctttaattggattattaacTACCTTGTCATCATAGAACATAcactaactgatggaagcagatgcagtaacccacagccaagtactgggctgagctcctggagttcacttggagagagggaggactgatccTATTAACACTGGAATCAAGAGCATGATAGGGAAAACCAGAGTCAGCTAACCCAAGATAGTGGAggtcatggactatggactgacagctggggaaccgaCATGGGGCAGAACTAGATCCTTTGAATATGAGTTATGTGACTTGTTCTGTTGGGGAGGTCCcaggcagtggcaccaggacttAGCCCAGGGGCATACCAGGGGTATGAACAGgcttttgggagctcattccctatggtgggataccttgcttatCCTTGTTACAGGGGGGaggggtttggtcctgcctcaacttggtatgccagactttgttgacttcccaaggaagGCCCTATCCCCTATGAGGActaaatgggggtggggagagagggaggcaggggaaactgggattagtatgtaaaataaaaatatatatataaaataaaaaatagggtTTCATACTGTAGTGTACATTTTTCATCCTATCATGTCTCTAAAAACATTTAGAGTATGTAATGGTGTTTCCCCCTCCAAAATAAAAAGTGGTATTTaaagaaattgattttaaaaaacaaaaccaaacagtacTTCAGAAAACAAATCCTAAGATGTTCTAAGCTGTAATCTTCTTACTTTCATTTGGACCTAATTTTGCAGCCAGTACTGCTATATATTGATTTGAGAATTGCAATCCTGAGTCCTTGACCATGTACTTCAGATCCTACAGCATTCTCAAAGGACTCCTACATTCCAAACTAATTACACAACAGAAACTAATCATGTTTTGTATAAAAAAATCTACATGAATTTTAAACAAAGTTATAGCTATTTTTAATAGTAAGTGATGAAAATATATGCACAGCTGTACATAGATCACCATATTAAATGCAAGAACAAAAGTTTCATTTGATGCATATCAAATAAATTCCTAAAAAGCCTacttgaatatatttattttcatttactttgatACAGTATTAggaaggatggcatataattatGGAGACTGCTGCAAATATTTGATGCTAAGTGTTCTGTATCAGGCATGCAGAGATTACTATTTAAAagtttctcatatatatatatatatatatatcttaacaCATACATTACAAGCTACAGTGTATTTAAagcatttaataattttaatccaaattattttaattgaccTAAGTGgggacaaacaaaaaatttcctcAGACTGTCATAATATTAAAATCTTATTACTTGAGTTGATATTTAAACTTACCACATTATTCTTAAAATTCCAAAATTCATGAAAACTCCTATCACAAATAAAGATGTATGACTTCTCAGCAGTGGTTTGTTTATCCACCATACACACAGCTTGTCAAGACTTTGGGGACTACAGAACAGTGACATGCTGGTAGCTATAGTTGACAAGAATTAAACAAAGCAGTCTCTTTTCATTCTGGGTATCTTTATTtcaaactaaataaatcttttcatgaATACAAACTGAAAAAACACATTTTCCCTTTACTTAACATTCACTAGAAGGATAAATAAAACTAAGaacctttattgttttttaagtgtAGCAAAACAAAACTTCTCAGTTACACTGAGGAAATCATGGGTGAGGAAGGAAGGGCAGTGTAGAATCCTATCTGGGAAGAATATTTTATGATACAAtcacaaaaacttaaaaccaGGTATCTTGGTTCATGGTCATTTATGGCTTAAAGTACTGGACCTGAAAAAACTTCAGgctaaaataaatgtttgtgaatAATATATGGactatgttttttaaataatgtagTAAATATTCTCATGTATGGTAGAATCCTTATGGTGAAAGGTGTATGCAGatgggattattattttttttgcctTTACTAATACTCCCAGAAAGACCCTTGCTTTTGACCTATTCAACATCTTATCTGCCAGTCTTCACATTCGTAGGTATGTCACTGTCACAAGACACCTGCAATAAGGAATCAATCTGCCTCAAGTGCAGGTACCATGAGGACCAACAGGACAGAACAGACACAAATGATACTATCTGTTGCAGTTGATCTGGAATACTCAAGTAGCTAGAGCATCAGATACGAAGTGTTTAGGATGACCCACTGGAATATTTACTGGATTAGTTTCTTTCAAAAGTCAATCTGCCCTTCGAATTGGATAACTGCCAGGATAACATCACTTACTGTTCCTGGTTTTGATATGCTCCTACAACATGAGAATTGAACTGAACTACAATGATTGTAATGTCATCTCTATACATGCGAGCAAGTTCTTCGGGAAGACTAAGCATTTTAGAGAGACGCTCATGATCAACAGCTCCAAACTCATTGTTGCCTACAGCATGGCGAATGAGATGGGTTGCTGCATTCTGATCCTCAAAGACTGATGACATCTTCGCTCTTCTTTCCGTTAAAAGGCCATGCATCTGTCCCAGAGTCACCTTGTATCCACCAACAGCTATTGGCTGCTGTTGATGCATACCAGTTAAGTACTCACCCACAATCCTAACCACATCCTGTCTATGCATGGTCTCCCACAATCCATCGGTTGCCAACACTAAGAATTTATCCTGTGGCCTTAATCGGTGATAAGTTACCTCTGGCTCAGCAGTGAGATAAGGAGGTGTATGATAGTTGGGAGGGATAAACTTGGTATATTCATTGTCATTCAATTGGTCTGGGCCAGACTCTATCACTCTCTTTTGAAGGTCAATGCTCCATTTGAACTTTACATCTCCAAAAGCCCTAAAAGGCATCAGCAAGCCAAGCAGCCGATCCTGCTTCACCACACTCTTGGCCTCATTCTTTGGGTGTTCCAGTTTCAGACGTTCTAGTTCTCTTTCATTCTGAGCATTGTGGTCATTAGAAAGCGTAACTGCTGACCAAGACCCATCTTCTTCTTGCACACCAAGCATGGCTCTACTATCACCAGTGTTAGCCACGTGGAGGTCAACACCATCTACATGGGCCACACAGGCAGTAGCCCCAGAAAATGCCACCCGAAGCACCAGGTAATTGAGAAAAGAATTAGGATCACCAACTTGAGCCTCCAATGAAATGTCATTATCAAGTCTCTTGAAAGCATTAATTAGAGCCTCCTTAACATCAATATCAGCTGATTCTCCAGTATTGAGGTCTATAAGCTCTTGCCAGTAAGTCCTCAAGCTGTTGAAATATAATTTAGATGCCTCCTTACTGAAGTAATCATTGGGGTGCTTATGCCACTGAAGGATAGGTAGCAGGGCCCGACCACTTTCTACTGCATTTTCAATCTCTAGCAAAGTCTCATGGGGCAACAAGGAAACAGCGATGTAATAGAAGAGTCTTTCACTGACTGCCTGGGAACAAGCACAGCCTGCATGACCATCAAAAACCCCCAAGAGCATCCCTCTGGTTTGCAAGCAGGTTGCTGCACTTCTTCGGTCCTCAATGGGTGCATTTGCAGGCAGCTGATTGCTGTCAAATCCAAGAATGGAACTGACATTTTTGCCATCAAATTCTGGTACTTTGAAACTGTATTCATTAGCTTTAAGGATGCTGTTGACTTGTGGAGGTGTGAGGTAAAATTTCTGAGGTGTAGAGGCATATCTCCTTCCTTGAGTATACTGCCACCAGTTCTCCCTTGGCCTACAAAAGGTAGCATATGCTGGATGGGGTGTGTATCTCAGGCGATTCTGAGGAATGTATGTTGGTGAACAGCAGAGATGCTTGTGATGGCAGTAACATGCAGTGCCATAGATTCTGCTCAGTTCACAGTTACGGATGAGAGGGAAAAACAGTTGAGTTGGTGCTGGCATGGCATCAGAGAACAGTGGTAGGCTGGATGTTCTGACTGGGATTCCTAGAGAGCAATtaagacagatacacacacataaaagttaCAATCTGGATGATCTGACAAGCTTTGCTCTATAGAAAATACTCACGGAATTTACATATGCTAGGTATATTGGTATGCCAGGTTAATTTCTACAGGGTGTTTTATGGTAATTGCAATTCTCAACCATTCATGAAGCCAGGACTGAACTATACttgaatttctcttttctctttcctttgtctgTGTGCAGTATAAACTGCTCTGCATACACATATATCTGGCTGGAGAAAGCTGAGAAGGAAGTTATGTAACATTGTGCTGCAGCAGTCTACCTGCCCAATCACCCTTCTCTCCCTATGCTTTTTTAAAAGGGGCCTTAGATCTCTCATTTGCAGTTACTTCTACCATTTATGAAGATCTGTTCCTTGACCTGTGGTCAATTTGTTGGCATTTGACTACACATGGCTATTACTAAAAGTGTTAACATATCCTtaacaaatgaatatttatacattattggtaaataatatacatataccTCTATATTAATATAATGTTCATtttaacatatataaaacatttgacataataaaattaaaacgGAAATTCAGTGGCTGGTCTTGTCAAGCTTCCTTATGTATGCCATCGTACCAGCCGATAGAGCTAAAGAGGTCTGCTCTTCACCAACTGATCCTGGAAAAGGCAGTTCACCTCTCTGAGACTCTCCCCACTACATTTTAAGTGAATACAAGGAAGCAGGTAATCTAAAGTCTCTTTAGGATTCATGCTTTTATGTTTAATGTATTGAGGCTTTGAAACCAAATGCAGGCTTTAATGATTCATTGCCAAATTTTGCTATGTTatttgagatttaaaaatttcaagtatTCTTAGCTATAAATATGGTTTTGGTAACATAAAGTGATCAAATTTCAGGATTTAATTAGTTCACTAGCACTGTTCCTTGTTTAGTGGTCATAAAAGTAAgctatataaatattattttatctacTAGAGATCCCTATTTACTCCTTAgagaatgttttctcttttcagttaAAAACAGGTATCTACTTGTCACAGGAAAGCAACAAAGAACCATAAATTAAGCCCAAGGTTTGGATTATAACAGTATAGCTTTATGAGTATCCTGAAGACATTATTTTATAATAGGCATTTATCTGGAAAACTTAGGTGAACATATATCACTATTTCAAATAATGTATAGAAAAAATCTCCAATaacatattttctctgaattcctAAGATACTGTCTCAAGTATTCACTTAAATTACAAGAAACAGACTTTAGAActgctttaaataaataaaaattaaaaataaagcaaatcttATTATCAACTGTTTTTTCCCAAAACTGAATCtactaagaaaaaattttaaggaTCACAGTGTTAAGTAATTTTCATGTACCTTTTGGTGGGTACTAAGGAAGTAAAAAGTGAAaatgagggaagagagaaaacaaaacattgaaaatTCAGACTTGTGTCTAGACGCTTTTGTAGAGAGCACCAAACACACCAGCTGATAGAACAACCCTCCAGTAAGTAGTGAAGTATTGACTACCAAGTAGAGACTTGtttctaaaaaaggaaaaagtacacAATAGAGAGGACTAGAATTTCTGGAGTTAGATTCCATTAAGTCAGCCTTctgaaatgaggaaaagaaatcacTAACAACAAGAATTTACCAGGACTAACCACCTAAATAACAACTGTTCAAAATGAACACCTGAAAGTCATCCAAAGGTTAAGGGTACAGGACTGAGCCAGGATGTGTGCAGTGTGGCCACACCACAGTGGCTTGTAGATATAAACCATACCTCTtattcatgcatgtatgcaaaaAGCTATTTTATGCTGCAACTACtaccattaaaaatgaaaataaggttCAATTTTAATGAAAGTAAATTTTTTTTGGAATCTGTTGGATTGTACTACTTTAAAACTTAAGGGGGAGGCAAAGGCATAACAGTTTAGGAAACATCTGCTAGAGATGTAATGTGTCTAggaaccctttcctttccttagGTTCCTGTGTTTTGAtagtttttctgcttttaaagTCAATCAGAAATGGATGGACTCTGGTGGCAAATATTCATGCAGCAGGTGCTCTGAATATTTAAATTCAAGCACTTTACATTTTTTCACAGAAGTGTTTGACATTAAAAGTCAAAGTAGCAGAGAGTATGTGATTTATTTTCAACTGTATCTTTTCAGTTATTCACTGCTTAGCACACGGACTGCAGTCCAATTCTTCAGCTCCTAACATGCTTTCAAAAGGCAAATTCTTAGGGAAGTTGAATTCATGAAAATCTGCCCTGTAATTTATAAGTATTCTATCAGGTCAGTACTAATTACATAGTATTTTCATCAAACCAGAATCGGTACAAGTCAATACCCTATTAAATGCTTTGAAAAACCATCGGTGTGATGAAAAAGTCTTAATATCCTTCTAAGCTGCCTGCGATTCAACAGAAAATCTCTGTAGAATCCTGATAAACTTGCTAAATTAGCAAAACAGAAGCTTCCTCATCAGCCAATAAAAAATCAAGGTATAGTTGTTGGTAAACTAGAATAATCTCacattcttgcttttctttttaagttcatACACCATCATGGCCCAGACTTGGCAACACTGTATGCAGCATCTCAGTCCTAGGCTGATTTGGCTGATACTGGCAATGACTAATAAAAAGATGCGCTGTaaccagaaacagaaagagcTCCCCCGTCCATTCTTTCTGATGTGCTCGGCAAAGCCTGTGCCAAGAAATTATTTCACTTCATCAACAAACCCACTGgccaaatcaattaaaaattgcTATTGATGCACCTACTCTGGAACTCCGGAGCTTCTCGGCCTTTCAAAGCTCCTgatgcacatgaaaataaatactaCACTGGTCATTACATGTATCAGAACCTCCGTTTATGTAATCTAATTGCATTAAACACCCTCCTGCATAACGACTTGTGATTTTTCAGCATTTTCTGGAAATTCCTAGCCATTTCACATCTCAGTATCTACAATAATGAAGAAACCCCTATCCTTTAAGGCACAGGCACCAAACCAGCACTTGTTTGATCAGTTTCGTTTGTCCCTACCCCGAAAATCGCACTTACTAAGATATCAAAGAAATTCTTGTGGTCCAGAGTGCCTTTGTCACCCTTTCCTATGGCACCCCTTAATTCCATGAGAACCCCTGGAGCCATTCATTCATACACAAAATCAGTCACCATCCTTCCTGGGTACCCAACACAGGTAGTTACGTGAATACCTACCAATTCGTCTGGGCccgggacacacacacattctcctgTCATCACAACACGGAGCCGACAACATCCACAAACCGCGCGGACAGCAGCAGCGACAGCAGCAGCGGCCCATTGAAAGCAAGGCAGAGATGCTCATTAGAGGAGGCGTTGGCGGGGAGGCGGGAGCGGAGGAGGGGCGATGTCTCGCAGCAGCCCAGTGAATGggctgggagggaggagagaatggaggggggagaaaggggaggggagaagaagaaaccaaacaaacccacCCTGCCGACCAGGCGGCATCACAGCCCCAGGCGGGGGACTGCAGGAGCCCGGACAGGCGCGGCACGGCCGCTCCATGAAGCCGGCGCGCTGAGCCCAAGGGCGCGCAGCATCTTCAGGCCCGCCCGGCCCCACGCGCCGCCCGCTTCCGCAGACCTCGAGGCACAGCCCGCCGCGGGCAGCGGGCGTGACCACGCGGGGCCGAGCGTGTCAGCGGCCACCCGAGGCAGACACGCCCCGGCCACAGCGGACGTCCCACGCGCTGACAGCCGGGTACCGCCCGGGGCCCGCGGCAGCTCGTACCGTCCGAGGCCCCGCGCGCACCCGGTCGGCCCTCCACCCGCGGTCGCTGCCCACGCGCGCCCGCCGCTTCACCGCCCTGACTTCCCCTCCCGACTCGGCAGCGGTGGACGAGGATACGAACCGGGTACAGAAGAGCACCCGCTGCTGTCTGCCTCAGGTGGCGACCGCACCCCTCCGAGCGCTTCCTTCCCTCAGCACCGCGCAGCTCCCGGGCGCCTCAGCTCGGCCCAGGCCGGCCCACTCCGCGCCTCTGCCTCGCCCGGTCGCCACCCGGCCCCGCCCCCGCGTCCGCTCCTGCGCTTTCCGCCTTCCGATTGGCCGCGCGATGGCGATTGGGCGGGACCCGGCGAGCTAAATCCCGGAGGGAGGGGCGGGGGCGGAAGAGGGCGCGCTCCCGGACAGTTGTGTGACGTCACGGGGGTCAGACCAGCCCTTTCATTTGGCATGGCCTGCCCATTGGTTCCACGCGTGCGCGCGCCCACGTGGCCACGCCCCATTGCTGGCGAAGGTGGGCCTGCCTGTGCAAACCGCCTCGAGATGGATAGCTTTGGTTGGGTTGGCTTGGGGTTTAACCTGGGCGGGCTCCAGCATCTCCGCACGCGTCGCCTCGGGAGCAGGTTGCTCGCCCGCGGGCGGGCTTCCGCGAATGCCTGGCGCCTCTGCGGGGCCCTCGTGGTGCGCTAGACTGGCCTGAGTGCCAGGCCTCTGCTGCACCCGACTGCTCGGGCTAGACCGCCGGAGCGACCCACCCCAATGGGAAACTCGGCTCCCCGCCTGCTGGTGAGGCGTGGTGGAGAATCTCAGACGTGTATTGCTTCATTCATTAGGGGTATTAAGGCTGATGGTGTTTTCCATTATTTTACTCGATGCGCTTGAAGTCCCAGGGCTTAGGCCAAAAGGAAGTTTGATGAAAGAATTCTTACCTTGGTAGAGGAGGTGTGTGCTCATGTTCTCTGAAGGACTTTGAAGTCagcgttccttccttccttggcccTGACTCGTTCCAGGGTTGTGAATAAACAAATGCAGCCAGTGAAAGTGGGAAGAACACTGGAGTTGGAGTCAGAAGAACCGTTCAAGTCATCCCCAGTGATAAAACCCATCTCCCCTTCATGAGACTCAGTTTGCGCTTCTGTTCGGTGAGGTTAGGTTTAGGACTGCATTACCACTGTGTGTGCTAAAGAAGACACTAAGTGTTCTGTCTTTACCACCATCCACAAAAGTCCCTTTATGGGATGATGGCTTCTTATCTGCCTACACACAGATGCCATCTTCCTGGTATAAAAGTTTCTTGGGAGCTGCCAGGTGAACAGCTAGCTGTACTTCCGCTCGATGTTTAGGAGTTGACTTTGATTTATTTCACACATCTTACTAACATAAGTTAACAGAGTGATGTGGACTAGACATAAGAACTGCCAAGTGTACTGTGTTTTATTAATCTGAATCAGTGAAGTTTTATGCAATGAAAGAAAAGCTTTATATAAGCAAACTTGTAATTCAGAATTCCTGAATCTTTCAAGCTTTCTCTTTGCCCATCCCCAGAGGAAGTTTGGGAAAGAATAGGACAGGAAGGCAAAACTGTCTTCAAGGATAAATTTAAGGGAGAATCCCTTATTCTGCATCTTATAACTATGCATTAATGGATGTGAATCTAATTAAAATCAGAAGTATTATGGGAAGGAACATGCACTGTTGAAAAAATGAATACAGGCCCTAATCTACCACCCAAAATAGGACTCATATTACAACTTGTATCAACCAAACAACTGTTACTGAATTACATAAAAGGCAACCCCAAACAATAATTTCGGCCCTTCAGTATTCTCACGTAGCCTACTATCCATCTTGAGTATATCTTTTTCTAATCTGTATTATTGCTTCACTTTGAATAAAATTATCTTGTTATTTTTCAAGTCTGTGTGAGCCTTTATTTCCAGCTCTTTGGTTAATCAACCAAGAGTCTGGAAACACCTGACTGCTGCCATCAATAAGAATTATAAATAATGAGATTCCAGATTTTATACCTCCattgaaaatgaccttgaatgtTGTTGCATTAGTCAAATTTTTCTCATAACACAATACTGTCAGTGTCAGATAAAATTCCCTTTTCAAACTGATTTTCATATCTGCGTGGGAAATTCTGACTTGTCTTACTATATCCAACATTCCAGTTTTCTACCAGAATGGTATTGATTTCTTCATCTTATTCTTTAGGGTTCTGAATGACATGgctatatttgaaaataatgctgattctcaaaaataaaagttatttgcCACCACTAAATATAGTCAAAAGTATTTGTCATCAAGATTGAATGCCAAGATATTTCTGGGATTGGAATAAAGCCTCTGTAGAGTGATGACTTTGAAATAATCTCAGAGGTGTCAGTTCTATCCTCCAGTTACATGATTGAGTGACATGCATATTGTAACATAGCAGTCTACAGAGGTTCCAACTCTTGTGTACTACCTCAGGCTCTGCCTTGATTCTTCTCAGGCCTGCTCTTCCTGTTTTTCTGGATGGAGGCCACCCAAACAGGTTTACTTCAGTAGTGCTATTTGTTATTATGTGACCAGGGCCAGGACAAAATCCTTGGATTTTTCACTGTGACTTGACTGAGGCACCAGAATACCTGTTGGCATTTCAACATTAAAAGGTATTGAAAAGCAACACTAACACAACCTTGGATTGTAGAGAAAGAACAGGCAAAGAGAAAGCAGGGTCTTTGAAAAAATAACTAGTACAAAGAAAGCAGTTACAAACAAAATGTCTATTCTACACAAATGCCTTTGAGATACCAACACAGAGATAAGTGTATAGTAACATTTAAGTTGTTCTGTTGGCACACAGCACATAATCCAGTAGTTTCAGGTTCCAGCCAGAAAGCTTAAAATAGACATGCATAGCGGTGTGAGATGCTGACAGCCTGATGGTTGCTGACTTGCCTTTGCTAAAATcaattagaaagaagaaaggctggTTCTCCACACTTCTCCTGATTCTCTACACGTGTTCTAGGAAGTCAGCAAGT
This DNA window, taken from Cricetulus griseus strain 17A/GY chromosome 2, alternate assembly CriGri-PICRH-1.0, whole genome shotgun sequence, encodes the following:
- the Pdp1 gene encoding pyruvate dehyrogenase phosphatase catalytic subunit 1 isoform X3; its protein translation is MCVCPGPRRIGIPVRTSSLPLFSDAMPAPTQLFFPLIRNCELSRIYGTACYCHHKHLCCSPTYIPQNRLRYTPHPAYATFCRPRENWWQYTQGRRYASTPQKFYLTPPQVNSILKANEYSFKVPEFDGKNVSSILGFDSNQLPANAPIEDRRSAATCLQTRGMLLGVFDGHAGCACSQAVSERLFYYIAVSLLPHETLLEIENAVESGRALLPILQWHKHPNDYFSKEASKLYFNSLRTYWQELIDLNTGESADIDVKEALINAFKRLDNDISLEAQVGDPNSFLNYLVLRVAFSGATACVAHVDGVDLHVANTGDSRAMLGVQEEDGSWSAVTLSNDHNAQNERELERLKLEHPKNEAKSVVKQDRLLGLLMPFRAFGDVKFKWSIDLQKRVIESGPDQLNDNEYTKFIPPNYHTPPYLTAEPEVTYHRLRPQDKFLVLATDGLWETMHRQDVVRIVGEYLTGMHQQQPIAVGGYKVTLGQMHGLLTERRAKMSSVFEDQNAATHLIRHAVGNNEFGAVDHERLSKMLSLPEELARMYRDDITIIVVQFNSHVVGAYQNQEQ
- the Pdp1 gene encoding pyruvate dehyrogenase phosphatase catalytic subunit 1 isoform X4, which produces MERPCRACPGSCSPPPGAVMPPGRQGIPVRTSSLPLFSDAMPAPTQLFFPLIRNCELSRIYGTACYCHHKHLCCSPTYIPQNRLRYTPHPAYATFCRPRENWWQYTQGRRYASTPQKFYLTPPQVNSILKANEYSFKVPEFDGKNVSSILGFDSNQLPANAPIEDRRSAATCLQTRGMLLGVFDGHAGCACSQAVSERLFYYIAVSLLPHETLLEIENAVESGRALLPILQWHKHPNDYFSKEASKLYFNSLRTYWQELIDLNTGESADIDVKEALINAFKRLDNDISLEAQVGDPNSFLNYLVLRVAFSGATACVAHVDGVDLHVANTGDSRAMLGVQEEDGSWSAVTLSNDHNAQNERELERLKLEHPKNEAKSVVKQDRLLGLLMPFRAFGDVKFKWSIDLQKRVIESGPDQLNDNEYTKFIPPNYHTPPYLTAEPEVTYHRLRPQDKFLVLATDGLWETMHRQDVVRIVGEYLTGMHQQQPIAVGGYKVTLGQMHGLLTERRAKMSSVFEDQNAATHLIRHAVGNNEFGAVDHERLSKMLSLPEELARMYRDDITIIVVQFNSHVVGAYQNQEQ
- the Pdp1 gene encoding pyruvate dehyrogenase phosphatase catalytic subunit 1 isoform X1; this encodes MPAPTQLFFPLIRNCELSRIYGTACYCHHKHLCCSPTYIPQNRLRYTPHPAYATFCRPRENWWQYTQGRRYASTPQKFYLTPPQVNSILKANEYSFKVPEFDGKNVSSILGFDSNQLPANAPIEDRRSAATCLQTRGMLLGVFDGHAGCACSQAVSERLFYYIAVSLLPHETLLEIENAVESGRALLPILQWHKHPNDYFSKEASKLYFNSLRTYWQELIDLNTGESADIDVKEALINAFKRLDNDISLEAQVGDPNSFLNYLVLRVAFSGATACVAHVDGVDLHVANTGDSRAMLGVQEEDGSWSAVTLSNDHNAQNERELERLKLEHPKNEAKSVVKQDRLLGLLMPFRAFGDVKFKWSIDLQKRVIESGPDQLNDNEYTKFIPPNYHTPPYLTAEPEVTYHRLRPQDKFLVLATDGLWETMHRQDVVRIVGEYLTGMHQQQPIAVGGYKVTLGQMHGLLTERRAKMSSVFEDQNAATHLIRHAVGNNEFGAVDHERLSKMLSLPEELARMYRDDITIIVVQFNSHVVGAYQNQEQ
- the Pdp1 gene encoding pyruvate dehyrogenase phosphatase catalytic subunit 1 isoform X2; amino-acid sequence: MLSAPCCDDRRMCVCPGPRRIGIPVRTSSLPLFSDAMPAPTQLFFPLIRNCELSRIYGTACYCHHKHLCCSPTYIPQNRLRYTPHPAYATFCRPRENWWQYTQGRRYASTPQKFYLTPPQVNSILKANEYSFKVPEFDGKNVSSILGFDSNQLPANAPIEDRRSAATCLQTRGMLLGVFDGHAGCACSQAVSERLFYYIAVSLLPHETLLEIENAVESGRALLPILQWHKHPNDYFSKEASKLYFNSLRTYWQELIDLNTGESADIDVKEALINAFKRLDNDISLEAQVGDPNSFLNYLVLRVAFSGATACVAHVDGVDLHVANTGDSRAMLGVQEEDGSWSAVTLSNDHNAQNERELERLKLEHPKNEAKSVVKQDRLLGLLMPFRAFGDVKFKWSIDLQKRVIESGPDQLNDNEYTKFIPPNYHTPPYLTAEPEVTYHRLRPQDKFLVLATDGLWETMHRQDVVRIVGEYLTGMHQQQPIAVGGYKVTLGQMHGLLTERRAKMSSVFEDQNAATHLIRHAVGNNEFGAVDHERLSKMLSLPEELARMYRDDITIIVVQFNSHVVGAYQNQEQ